One region of uncultured Sulfurimonas sp. genomic DNA includes:
- a CDS encoding DegT/DnrJ/EryC1/StrS family aminotransferase has translation MKINFIDLQAQYLEYQSEMDSEVLEVLSSAQFIGGEKLNTLESNLASYTGSSHAIGCSSGTDALLLALMALNIGYGDEVITTPFTFVATAEVIAFLGAKPIFVDIDEDSYNIDPTKIENVITDKTKAIMPVSLYGQCADMDAINDIAKKYNIPVIEDACQSFGATYNGKKSCNLSTIGCTSFFPSKPLGAYGDGGAIFTNDDELAAKMRMLLNHGQNERYKHKYVGINGRLDAIQAAVLNVKLKHFDKEVKTRDEIGTRYNDLLEDAHVITPKIAQNNTSVFAQYSIRAKNREELIAKLNSQDIPTAVHYPVPLHLQEAFEYLGYREGDFPISEEVSSQIMSLPMSPYLTEAQQDFIVKAIKGE, from the coding sequence ATGAAAATTAATTTTATAGACTTACAAGCACAATATTTAGAGTATCAATCGGAGATGGACAGTGAAGTTTTAGAAGTACTTAGTTCAGCTCAATTTATCGGCGGAGAGAAACTAAACACTCTTGAATCTAACTTAGCATCTTACACAGGCTCTTCACACGCTATTGGTTGTAGCAGTGGAACAGATGCACTTTTACTAGCTCTTATGGCATTGAATATCGGTTATGGCGATGAAGTTATAACTACTCCATTTACTTTTGTTGCTACTGCTGAAGTTATTGCATTTTTAGGGGCTAAACCTATTTTTGTTGATATTGATGAAGATAGCTACAACATAGATCCTACTAAAATAGAAAATGTTATTACAGATAAGACTAAAGCTATTATGCCTGTTTCACTTTATGGTCAATGTGCAGATATGGATGCGATAAACGATATAGCTAAAAAATACAATATACCTGTAATTGAAGATGCATGTCAAAGTTTTGGTGCTACTTATAATGGTAAAAAATCTTGTAACCTCTCAACTATAGGTTGTACAAGTTTCTTCCCTTCTAAACCTCTTGGAGCTTATGGTGATGGTGGAGCTATTTTTACAAACGATGATGAATTAGCTGCAAAAATGAGAATGCTTCTTAATCATGGTCAAAATGAAAGATATAAACACAAATATGTTGGAATTAACGGTCGCCTAGATGCTATCCAAGCAGCAGTACTAAATGTTAAACTAAAACATTTTGACAAAGAAGTTAAAACTCGTGATGAAATAGGAACTAGATACAATGACTTACTTGAAGATGCTCATGTAATAACTCCAAAAATTGCTCAAAACAACACTAGTGTCTTTGCTCAGTACTCCATTAGAGCAAAAAACAGAGAAGAGTTAATAGCAAAATTAAATTCTCAAGATATCCCTACCGCTGTTCACTATCCTGTACCATTGCATCTGCAAGAAGCATTTGAATATCTTGGCTATAGAGAGGGAGATTTTCCTATAAGTGAAGAGGTTTCTTCTCAAATTATGTCACTTCCTATGAGTCCATATCTTACAGAGGCACAACAAGACTTCATAGTAAAAGCGATAAAAGGAGAGTAA
- the lpxB gene encoding lipid-A-disaccharide synthase, which yields MKILVSALEHSANMHLRSLKKELSDDVEFIGIFDSELGNSMVDLRSLAIMGFVDAIKKLPYFFKLNAQMVDLAKEADKVLLIDSSGFNLPLAKKIKKRYPDKEIIYYILPQAWAWKKKRIPILEKTIDHLASILPFEKNYYSKNAPITYVGHPLLDIIKDYKQELSKDVKKVAFMPGSRKGEIKKLMPIFEELSLKLGLESTIVIPKHFTKEDIKELYGNLPSFKIAHDSHKTLYESDFAFICSGTATLEAALIGTPFVLSYIAKPLDYFIASRLVKLSHIGLSNIMFTQFNDRELHPEFIQEDVTADNLLRAFKEYDREKFLNDSKHLRAYLKHGSSKTVAKILEDTNEN from the coding sequence ATGAAAATATTAGTTAGTGCTTTAGAACATTCGGCAAATATGCATCTAAGGTCTTTAAAAAAAGAGCTTAGTGATGATGTTGAATTTATAGGTATATTTGATAGTGAATTAGGAAATTCTATGGTTGATTTAAGAAGTCTAGCTATCATGGGTTTTGTAGATGCCATCAAAAAATTGCCTTACTTTTTTAAACTAAACGCTCAGATGGTGGACTTAGCAAAAGAAGCAGATAAAGTCCTACTTATAGACTCTTCAGGTTTCAACCTACCTCTAGCTAAAAAAATTAAAAAACGTTACCCCGACAAAGAAATTATCTACTATATTTTACCTCAGGCATGGGCATGGAAGAAAAAACGCATCCCTATTTTAGAAAAAACTATTGATCACTTAGCATCTATACTTCCTTTTGAAAAAAATTACTATTCAAAAAATGCACCCATAACTTATGTTGGGCACCCTCTTCTTGATATCATAAAAGATTACAAGCAAGAACTAAGTAAAGATGTAAAAAAAGTTGCTTTTATGCCTGGAAGTCGTAAGGGCGAGATAAAAAAACTTATGCCAATTTTTGAAGAATTAAGCCTAAAATTAGGGCTAGAATCAACTATTGTAATTCCAAAACACTTCACTAAAGAAGATATAAAAGAGCTTTATGGTAACCTACCGAGTTTTAAAATAGCTCATGATTCACACAAGACTCTTTATGAATCTGACTTTGCATTTATCTGTAGTGGAACAGCAACACTTGAAGCCGCACTTATAGGAACTCCTTTTGTGCTTAGTTACATTGCTAAACCATTAGATTATTTTATTGCGTCTAGACTTGTAAAACTAAGCCACATAGGTCTTAGCAACATCATGTTTACACAATTTAATGATAGAGAGTTGCATCCAGAATTTATTCAAGAAGATGTAACAGCAGATAATCTCCTTAGAGCTTTTAAAGAGTACGACAGAGAAAAATTCTTAAATGACTCAAAACATCTAAGAGCTTATTTGAAACACGGCAGTTCAAAAACTGTAGCAAAAATTTTAGAGGACACAAATGAAAATTAA
- a CDS encoding c-type cytochrome, producing the protein MRFILLSLVIFALSYASSSYELGKKLYMQKGCFSCHGSKLEGMHKYPYLANRAKGFLTYKLKRFRDKKSDNQQQEMMIAFATSLSDEDIENLVSYMTDYVEEENTKKYDDRFQRQGDGGS; encoded by the coding sequence TTGCGTTTTATTTTACTCTCTTTAGTGATTTTTGCTCTTTCTTATGCCTCTTCATCTTATGAACTTGGGAAAAAACTCTATATGCAAAAGGGATGTTTTTCTTGTCATGGTTCAAAGTTAGAGGGAATGCATAAATATCCTTACCTTGCAAATCGTGCAAAAGGTTTTCTTACATACAAACTCAAAAGATTTCGTGATAAAAAATCCGACAACCAACAACAAGAGATGATGATAGCTTTTGCAACATCTTTAAGTGATGAAGATATAGAAAACTTAGTAAGCTATATGACAGACTATGTTGAAGAGGAAAATACCAAAAAATATGATGATAGATTTCAAAGACAAGGCGATGGTGGTTCATGA
- a CDS encoding methyl-accepting chemotaxis protein: MKNTSIKLKVIVLNIVSMLIVSVMIILLFLNGISSLNKNNLMDYKTDLLKSRKSEIKAQIDTASKAMESFYNDSKPQNIEKLIKEKSLNFKEELTKYYNDNKNLRTKEQLKNELKIFIQSHRYDQGVGYFWINDFDYKMIMHPINSNYDGKTFKNTPDVPFVELGVDALKKLDKDNTIIKYKFLNPKSQQYEEKISSVFIFKPFGWIIGTGSYVKHFENKLKQEAIKVINNLKYKKSGYFWINDIDGNMISHPNKVLINKNFTDDKNVPFVDLGIDVAKTKNEGFIEYTFPKNGSSQYEPKISYIKYFDKWKWMIGTGVYVDDIEKKAMLMEKNSAKHINNLIIKNVLVAILIVLIFILITLYFVKTSISNPINKFKETILHISKNNDLRNRIDTNAPLEIMQMGKSFNVMMNSLQELISTSKISSSENNNISHELSATSHNVGVNVENSVKIIQETTAQAKDIQNGTLYALEDAQKSKENILKANENLITAKDDIMNLSLKVQDTAEIEHELSQQMNTLSHEASNVKTILTVISDIAEQTNLLALNAAIEAARAGEHGRGFAVVADEVRKLAERTQKSLSEINATINVVVQSITDASSKMSDNSDEIQNLVGIAQDVQGKINLTVDIVNQAVIANDKTLKDFENNGNNVGIIVNKIQEIDSLSSANARNVEEIASAADYLDKLTDELNSKLKVFHT; the protein is encoded by the coding sequence TTGAAAAATACATCTATAAAACTAAAGGTAATCGTTTTAAATATAGTTTCTATGTTAATAGTTTCTGTAATGATTATATTGCTCTTTTTAAATGGAATCTCATCATTAAATAAAAATAATTTAATGGATTATAAAACCGATTTACTGAAATCTAGAAAGTCTGAAATAAAAGCACAAATTGATACAGCTTCAAAAGCTATGGAGAGCTTTTACAATGATTCTAAGCCTCAAAACATAGAAAAATTGATAAAAGAAAAAAGCTTAAACTTTAAAGAAGAGTTAACAAAATACTATAATGATAATAAAAATTTACGTACAAAAGAACAATTAAAAAATGAACTTAAAATATTTATACAATCTCACAGATATGACCAAGGAGTTGGGTATTTTTGGATAAACGATTTTGATTACAAAATGATTATGCATCCTATAAACTCAAATTATGATGGTAAAACATTTAAAAATACACCAGATGTTCCATTTGTAGAACTTGGAGTAGATGCTTTAAAAAAACTTGATAAAGACAATACCATTATAAAATATAAATTTTTAAATCCTAAATCTCAACAATATGAAGAAAAAATCTCTAGTGTGTTTATCTTTAAACCGTTTGGTTGGATTATAGGTACTGGTTCATATGTAAAACATTTTGAAAATAAGTTAAAACAAGAAGCTATAAAAGTTATAAATAATTTAAAATACAAAAAAAGTGGATATTTTTGGATAAATGATATAGATGGGAACATGATTTCTCATCCAAATAAAGTTCTAATAAATAAAAACTTTACAGATGATAAAAATGTTCCATTTGTTGATCTTGGTATTGATGTTGCAAAAACAAAAAACGAAGGATTTATAGAATACACATTTCCAAAAAATGGCTCTAGCCAATATGAACCAAAAATATCTTATATTAAATATTTTGATAAATGGAAATGGATGATAGGGACTGGTGTTTATGTAGATGATATAGAAAAAAAAGCTATGTTGATGGAGAAAAACTCAGCTAAACATATAAATAATTTAATTATTAAAAATGTTTTAGTAGCAATTTTAATAGTTTTAATATTTATTTTAATCACTCTATATTTTGTCAAAACTAGTATTTCTAATCCTATTAATAAGTTTAAAGAGACTATATTGCATATATCAAAAAATAATGACTTAAGAAATAGAATAGATACTAATGCTCCTTTAGAAATCATGCAAATGGGCAAAAGTTTTAATGTGATGATGAATTCGCTACAAGAACTCATCTCTACATCTAAGATCTCTTCTAGTGAAAATAACAATATTTCTCATGAACTCTCAGCGACATCCCATAATGTAGGTGTAAATGTAGAAAATTCTGTAAAAATCATACAAGAGACAACAGCACAGGCAAAAGATATACAAAATGGAACTTTATATGCCCTTGAAGATGCACAAAAAAGTAAAGAAAACATCCTAAAAGCTAATGAAAATTTAATAACAGCCAAAGATGACATTATGAACTTATCTTTAAAAGTTCAAGATACAGCAGAGATTGAACATGAACTATCTCAACAGATGAATACACTATCACACGAAGCGAGCAATGTAAAAACTATTTTAACAGTAATATCAGATATTGCAGAACAAACAAATTTACTTGCTTTAAATGCGGCGATAGAAGCTGCAAGAGCTGGAGAACATGGACGTGGATTTGCAGTTGTTGCCGATGAAGTTAGAAAACTAGCAGAGAGAACTCAAAAATCTCTCTCTGAGATAAATGCGACTATAAATGTTGTTGTTCAATCTATTACAGATGCTTCTTCAAAAATGAGTGACAACTCTGATGAAATTCAAAATTTAGTAGGTATTGCACAAGATGTACAAGGAAAAATAAATTTAACAGTTGATATCGTAAACCAAGCTGTAATAGCAAATGATAAAACACTAAAAGATTTTGAAAATAATGGTAATAATGTAGGAATTATTGTCAATAAAATACAAGAAATTGATTCTTTATCATCAGCTAATGCTAGAAACGTAGAAGAGATTGCATCTGCTGCTGATTACTTAGATAAACTAACAGATGAATTAAACTCAAAGTTGAAAGTTTTTCACACTTAG
- a CDS encoding FAD-dependent oxidoreductase, with amino-acid sequence MNNITTDILIIGAGPAGLVAAATANANYPDKQITLIKEFEKAQVPCGIPYVFGKILGDVEKNAMPCGGDVKNISKIVDKVISVDTQNKTATATNHNISFDKLIFATGSIPFVHKNFIDSIELANVFVVEKSYDEVKRLQEYLEDKKRVIIVGTGFIGVEIACELSNIGKDVTIVGGSHVLAGSFDEDMAINAQEIMKSLNVKLALGQHADRIIQENNMAKSIELCDGTILEADVIILATGYQPNTSIAAKAGLKLARYGGIWVDEYMRTKNKDILAIGDCCGRRDFITRDPSKVMLASTSAAEARVAGNNLYSIKTLKGFNGTIAIFSTMIGNRAFASAGVTESRAKEENIEYSVGFFEGMNRHPGSIPDASKQSVKLITMKNSGQIIGGQVIGDKEAGEIINIIGLAIEAQLTVHNIISLQVATQPLLTAAPTTYPIIKAAQNTIKN; translated from the coding sequence ATGAACAATATAACAACCGACATACTTATTATTGGTGCAGGTCCTGCTGGACTTGTAGCAGCAGCAACCGCAAATGCAAACTATCCAGACAAACAAATAACACTGATAAAAGAGTTTGAAAAAGCTCAAGTTCCTTGTGGGATTCCTTATGTTTTTGGAAAAATATTAGGTGATGTAGAAAAAAATGCTATGCCTTGTGGTGGAGATGTTAAAAATATTTCAAAAATAGTAGATAAAGTTATATCTGTAGATACTCAAAATAAAACTGCAACAGCAACAAATCATAATATATCTTTTGATAAACTTATCTTTGCAACAGGTTCAATACCTTTTGTTCATAAAAATTTTATAGATAGTATTGAACTTGCAAATGTTTTTGTAGTAGAAAAAAGTTATGATGAAGTCAAAAGATTGCAAGAGTATTTAGAAGATAAAAAAAGAGTTATCATTGTTGGTACTGGATTTATAGGTGTAGAGATAGCTTGTGAACTCTCAAATATAGGTAAAGATGTAACTATAGTTGGTGGTAGCCATGTTCTTGCTGGTTCTTTTGATGAAGATATGGCAATAAATGCTCAAGAAATTATGAAAAGCCTCAATGTTAAACTAGCACTTGGACAACACGCTGATAGAATCATCCAAGAAAACAACATGGCAAAAAGCATAGAACTTTGCGATGGAACAATCCTTGAAGCTGATGTGATTATTTTAGCTACAGGATATCAACCAAATACATCTATTGCTGCAAAAGCTGGATTAAAACTTGCAAGATATGGTGGCATCTGGGTTGATGAATATATGAGAACCAAAAATAAAGATATTTTAGCAATTGGTGATTGTTGTGGAAGAAGAGATTTCATCACAAGAGATCCATCAAAAGTAATGCTAGCTTCTACATCAGCAGCAGAAGCAAGAGTAGCAGGAAATAATCTTTATAGTATCAAAACCCTAAAAGGTTTTAATGGAACTATTGCAATATTTTCAACCATGATAGGAAATCGTGCATTTGCAAGTGCAGGAGTAACAGAATCCAGAGCTAAAGAAGAAAACATAGAATATAGTGTAGGATTTTTTGAGGGAATGAATAGACATCCAGGAAGCATACCAGATGCTTCAAAACAGTCAGTAAAACTTATAACTATGAAAAACAGTGGTCAAATAATAGGTGGACAAGTCATAGGAGACAAAGAAGCAGGAGAGATTATCAATATTATAGGACTTGCTATTGAAGCTCAACTTACAGTACACAATATTATTTCACTGCAAGTTGCAACTCAACCACTATTAACAGCTGCTCCTACAACATACCCTATTATTAAAGCGGCTCAAAACACGATTAAAAACTAG
- a CDS encoding cytochrome c: MQLFIVLLLLVLGLNADKLSGKKVYLQNCANCHSINMSGGMGPDFNIVSYKRKVKDIQDYIKDPVKMYEKFGYESNAMPRLPLTGVEVEDVTQYIDSLQSFKEWMKK; the protein is encoded by the coding sequence ATGCAATTATTTATTGTATTATTGCTTTTAGTTTTAGGTCTAAATGCTGATAAACTAAGTGGAAAAAAGGTTTATTTACAAAACTGTGCAAATTGTCATAGTATAAATATGTCTGGAGGGATGGGACCAGATTTTAATATAGTTTCTTATAAAAGAAAGGTAAAAGATATACAAGACTACATAAAAGATCCGGTGAAAATGTATGAAAAATTTGGTTATGAATCTAACGCAATGCCAAGACTACCTTTAACAGGAGTTGAAGTAGAAGATGTTACTCAATACATAGATTCACTGCAATCATTTAAAGAGTGGATGAAAAAATAG
- a CDS encoding M48 family metallopeptidase, whose product MLMTIVTIYTIFVLISIYTSVMQIGYVNQAKRKKAVLLSSTDFLKAGNYAVAKEKMSIVSSFIDYLMFIAWMGFGISYLSESMIFKDEAIANIAIVMGFIIINSVISLPFSYYEKFVLDEKFGFNKSTKAQWIKDTLISFIMTLILGSLVVWGIYAIITNFALWWLWSFVFIFVVVVLINMLYPAFRAMFFDKLTPLKDEALDEEIKSLMDKTGFVSSGVFVSDASKRDARLNAYFGGFGKAKRVVLYDTLIEKLSTKELLAVLGHELGHFAHGDIYKNIGLVGVMLFAMFGIFGNLPESLYMEMGIAPAPYLLMILLILFMPVLGFIMMPIMGIVSRHNEYEADKMGSELGGSGGAIELANALKKLVSENKSFPLSHPIYIFFHYTHPPVLERLKELGVDVGNTDKSALEGRCEANI is encoded by the coding sequence ATGTTAATGACAATTGTCACTATTTATACAATATTTGTTCTAATATCAATATACACAAGTGTAATGCAAATAGGTTATGTAAATCAAGCTAAAAGAAAAAAGGCTGTTTTACTATCAAGTACAGACTTCTTAAAAGCTGGTAATTATGCTGTAGCAAAAGAAAAAATGTCGATAGTAAGTTCTTTTATAGACTATTTAATGTTCATAGCTTGGATGGGATTTGGTATATCTTATCTATCTGAGAGTATGATTTTTAAAGATGAAGCAATAGCAAATATCGCTATCGTTATGGGTTTTATAATCATTAATTCAGTTATATCTCTTCCTTTTTCTTATTATGAAAAATTTGTTCTTGATGAGAAGTTTGGATTTAACAAATCAACTAAAGCTCAATGGATAAAAGATACTTTGATTTCTTTTATTATGACGCTTATTTTAGGTTCTTTAGTTGTTTGGGGAATCTACGCCATTATTACAAACTTTGCTCTTTGGTGGCTATGGAGTTTTGTCTTTATCTTTGTTGTAGTAGTTCTTATAAATATGCTTTATCCAGCTTTTCGTGCAATGTTCTTCGACAAACTTACTCCACTAAAAGATGAAGCCTTAGATGAAGAGATAAAGTCACTTATGGATAAAACAGGTTTTGTAAGTTCAGGCGTTTTTGTAAGCGATGCATCTAAGAGAGATGCTAGACTTAATGCTTACTTTGGTGGATTTGGAAAGGCTAAAAGAGTTGTTCTTTATGATACTCTTATTGAAAAACTTAGTACAAAAGAGCTTTTAGCAGTTTTAGGGCATGAACTTGGACATTTTGCGCATGGAGACATCTATAAAAATATAGGTTTAGTTGGTGTTATGCTTTTTGCAATGTTTGGCATCTTTGGAAATCTTCCAGAATCGCTTTATATGGAGATGGGAATAGCTCCTGCACCTTATCTTTTGATGATACTTTTAATTTTATTTATGCCTGTGTTGGGTTTTATTATGATGCCAATAATGGGAATAGTTAGTCGTCATAATGAATATGAAGCTGATAAAATGGGAAGTGAACTAGGTGGAAGTGGTGGAGCAATTGAACTTGCAAATGCGCTTAAAAAACTTGTGAGCGAAAACAAGAGTTTTCCACTTTCTCATCCTATATATATCTTTTTTCACTACACACATCCACCGGTTTTAGAAAGACTAAAAGAGCTTGGCGTTGATGTTGGAAATACAGATAAAAGTGCTTTAGAGGGTAGATGCGAAGCAAATATATAG
- the prmC gene encoding peptide chain release factor N(5)-glutamine methyltransferase, translating to MRSKYIVKDVLAEIVSKLNPSIQRATREAQLLLMKHLKKDELWLITNQNSEVLDVQRVFQWADRRAKNEPLEYITNSVSFYSQEFYIAAGALIPRPETELLIDDVLKNFPDTDADITFVEVGIGSGIISIVLAQHYKNAKFIAVDISADALCIAKINIEKFKMQERIELRLGSLLEPVSEDIDYLVSNPPYIANDAILESNLSYEPQNALFGGSVGDEIIQNLLDEVLKRNINFFTCEIGYDQKDKIRNYLKNEDFDKLEFYKDYSEFDRGFTLRI from the coding sequence ATGCGAAGCAAATATATAGTTAAAGATGTTTTAGCAGAGATTGTTTCAAAGTTAAATCCTTCTATACAAAGAGCCACAAGAGAAGCACAGCTTCTTTTGATGAAACATCTAAAAAAAGATGAACTTTGGCTTATTACAAATCAAAATTCTGAAGTTTTAGATGTACAAAGAGTATTTCAATGGGCAGATAGAAGAGCTAAAAATGAGCCTTTGGAATACATCACAAATAGCGTAAGTTTTTATAGCCAAGAGTTTTATATAGCAGCTGGTGCTTTGATACCTCGACCTGAAACTGAACTACTTATAGATGATGTTTTAAAAAACTTTCCCGACACAGATGCGGATATAACTTTTGTAGAAGTTGGAATAGGTAGTGGCATCATCTCTATTGTTCTTGCACAGCACTATAAAAATGCTAAATTTATAGCTGTTGATATCTCAGCAGATGCACTTTGTATAGCAAAAATAAATATAGAAAAATTTAAAATGCAAGAGAGAATTGAGTTGCGTCTTGGTTCACTCTTAGAACCAGTAAGTGAAGATATAGATTATCTTGTTTCAAACCCTCCATATATAGCTAACGATGCAATTTTAGAGTCAAACTTATCTTATGAGCCTCAAAATGCACTATTTGGTGGTAGTGTTGGAGATGAAATCATTCAAAATCTTCTTGATGAAGTCTTAAAGCGAAATATTAACTTTTTTACGTGTGAGATAGGTTATGACCAAAAGGATAAGATACGTAATTATTTAAAAAACGAAGATTTTGATAAGTTGGAGTTTTATAAAGATTATAGTGAATTTGATAGAGGGTTCACACTAAGGATATAA
- a CDS encoding DUF4149 domain-containing protein: protein MAMALRKRIYIDFTYLIILASSFGAVIILGMVVAPVVFNSDQFLVDMTLDHYNSGIIMGEVFHRFSYWLYAVAITVSIYEASMYKMGQRDAIAFASSVTVLFSSLMFSAVYSPKILAMQAIGVEATQSDTFANVHKASELDFKILAIALIILFIRRLMLLRLS from the coding sequence ATGGCAATGGCATTAAGAAAAAGAATATATATAGATTTCACTTATTTGATTATACTAGCATCTTCTTTTGGTGCGGTTATAATTTTAGGTATGGTTGTAGCCCCTGTTGTTTTTAATTCTGATCAATTTTTAGTAGATATGACTTTAGATCACTACAATTCAGGCATCATAATGGGCGAAGTGTTTCATAGATTTAGTTATTGGCTTTATGCTGTGGCTATAACTGTTAGCATATATGAAGCGAGTATGTATAAGATGGGTCAAAGAGATGCTATCGCTTTTGCAAGTAGTGTTACAGTACTTTTTTCTTCTCTTATGTTTAGTGCTGTATATTCGCCTAAAATATTGGCTATGCAAGCAATAGGAGTTGAAGCTACACAAAGCGATACATTTGCTAATGTACATAAGGCAAGTGAACTTGACTTTAAAATACTTGCAATCGCATTAATTATTCTTTTTATAAGAAGATTGATGCTTCTTCGCCTCTCTTAA
- a CDS encoding nitrous oxide reductase accessory protein NosL, whose amino-acid sequence MKKVIASVLVLSTLVFGANGEGKGNNQGKAQMQMFQSVDMKKATILQDGDAKMYCPTCGMTLPMFYKTNHAANHAGHTEQYCSLHCLAETNMKNNNSLKDIKVVDAKSLKFVDATSAFYVVGSSKKGTMTMLSKYAFANKSDANAFAKEFGGEVKNFDETYKIASKGLEKEMKMIAKKQADMAKKGEMIYSKMCKKTDVKFNSTAEAKAYIISNKLCGKLDGKKLQAVGIYLGKR is encoded by the coding sequence ATGAAAAAAGTTATTGCTAGTGTTTTAGTACTAAGTACTTTAGTATTTGGTGCAAATGGTGAAGGTAAAGGAAATAATCAGGGCAAAGCTCAGATGCAAATGTTTCAAAGTGTAGATATGAAAAAAGCTACAATTCTTCAAGATGGAGATGCTAAGATGTATTGTCCAACTTGTGGGATGACTCTTCCAATGTTTTATAAAACAAATCATGCGGCAAATCATGCAGGTCATACAGAGCAGTATTGTTCACTTCATTGTCTAGCAGAGACAAATATGAAAAACAATAACTCTCTTAAAGATATAAAAGTTGTAGATGCAAAATCTTTAAAGTTTGTAGATGCTACTAGTGCTTTTTATGTTGTAGGAAGTTCTAAAAAAGGTACTATGACAATGTTAAGCAAATATGCTTTTGCTAACAAATCAGATGCTAATGCTTTTGCTAAAGAGTTTGGCGGAGAAGTTAAAAACTTTGATGAAACATATAAAATTGCTTCAAAAGGTTTAGAAAAAGAGATGAAAATGATTGCTAAAAAGCAAGCTGATATGGCTAAAAAAGGTGAAATGATTTATAGCAAGATGTGTAAAAAAACAGATGTTAAATTTAACTCAACTGCTGAAGCTAAAGCATATATCATCTCAAACAAACTTTGTGGAAAATTAGATGGCAAAAAACTTCAAGCTGTCGGAATCTACTTAGGAAAAAGATAG
- a CDS encoding nitrous oxide reductase accessory protein NosL: MTSFKIFSLIAFLVFSSLNLNADSFSKVASKELVLVQKGKEKHWCPVCGMNLKMFYKTNHTSKLHNDRDRQYCSMRCLVMDKKEYGIDNSSIKVIDASTQKLVDASSAYYVLGSSIKGTMSKVSKFAFAKEEDAKNFVKSYGGKVVSFDVALKSATDSLKSDIEVVKNKKEKKIYPMGKKIFEKKCKQDIDATNYIEINELKADIKTNKLCKPLKEKQLQALALYLWEVKRFGDLDDVKGKIQVTEDEKCPICGMFVYKYPKWAAQIFYGDKHYSFDGVKDLMKYYFMYKDGISKILVTDYYSQKAIEARECYFVIGSDVYGPMGDELIPFEKLSDAKTFNLDHKGTKILKFDKITPEEIKKLDE, from the coding sequence ATGACTTCATTTAAAATATTTTCACTAATCGCTTTCTTAGTTTTTTCATCATTAAATCTAAATGCTGATAGTTTTTCAAAAGTTGCTTCAAAAGAGCTCGTTTTAGTACAAAAAGGTAAAGAAAAACATTGGTGTCCTGTTTGTGGGATGAACTTAAAGATGTTTTACAAAACAAACCACACTTCAAAACTTCACAATGATAGAGATAGACAATACTGCTCTATGAGATGTCTTGTTATGGATAAAAAAGAGTATGGCATCGACAACTCTAGCATCAAAGTTATAGATGCTTCAACTCAAAAACTTGTAGATGCATCTAGTGCTTACTATGTTTTAGGTTCTTCTATCAAAGGAACTATGAGTAAGGTTAGCAAATTTGCATTTGCAAAAGAAGAAGATGCAAAGAATTTTGTTAAAAGTTATGGAGGCAAAGTAGTCTCGTTTGATGTAGCTTTAAAATCTGCTACTGATTCTCTTAAGAGTGATATAGAAGTTGTGAAAAACAAAAAAGAGAAAAAAATCTACCCTATGGGTAAAAAGATTTTTGAAAAAAAATGTAAGCAAGACATAGATGCAACTAATTATATAGAGATAAATGAGTTAAAAGCAGATATAAAAACAAACAAGCTTTGTAAGCCTTTAAAAGAGAAGCAACTTCAGGCTTTGGCTCTTTACTTATGGGAAGTAAAGCGTTTTGGCGACCTTGATGATGTTAAGGGCAAGATTCAAGTAACTGAAGATGAAAAATGCCCAATCTGTGGAATGTTTGTATATAAGTATCCAAAATGGGCTGCACAGATATTTTATGGAGATAAGCATTACTCGTTTGATGGTGTAAAAGACTTGATGAAGTACTACTTTATGTATAAAGATGGCATCTCTAAAATCTTAGTGACAGATTATTACTCTCAAAAAGCCATAGAAGCTAGAGAGTGTTACTTTGTTATAGGAAGTGATGTTTATGGACCTATGGGAGATGAACTTATACCTTTTGAAAAGCTTTCAGATGCCAAGACATTTAACCTAGATCATAAAGGTACTAAGATATTAAAGTTTGACAAAATCACTCCAGAAGAAATTAAAAAACTAGATGAATAA